The Bacteroides fragilis NCTC 9343 genome includes the window TCCCTATTTCTGGGTATTGCCTGTTTGGGCAGAAACTGTACTTTTGCCTGAAATATTAAATCAGCAGACAAATGAATAAGAGAGGCTTTGTAAGCAGGATCTTACAGAATTTCCGGAAGCCTGAAGGTTTTTTCGGAAGAATGATACTTTGGGGGATGAATACAGGACATGCATCATTGGCGCAATGGGGAATGTCATGCTTGCAATGGCAACCGGAATGGAGTGTACTCGACATCGGTTGCGGTGGTGGTGCCAATTTGCTACAGATATTGCAACGTTGCCCGCAAGGGAAAGCGTATGGCATAGATATTTCACCGGAGAGTGTCACCTTTGCGCGTAAAAAAAATAAAAAGTATCTCGGTACACGCTGCTTTATCGAGCAGGGAGGAGTCCACCGACTTCCCTATCCTGATTATGCGTTCGATGCGGTCACTGCTTTCGAGACTGTCTACTTCTGGGGTAACCTGCAGCATGCTTTTACGGAAGTGGCGCGTGTGTTAAAGCCCGGTGGATCTTTTCTTATCTGTTGTGAGATAAGCGATCCTGCCAATAAGGCTTGGACGGGACTTGTTGAAGGGATGGAGATTCATTCCTGTGATGAACTGAAGGCGATTCTTTCCAAAAGTGGTTTTACCGATACGGCCATATTCCGGACGAAGAAAGAAGAACTGTGCCTGGTAAGCCATCGGCAAACTGTGCGGTTGTAACCAATGCCGGGACGCTCTTACCAACGAATACGTTAACAATGTTAATGCCCGTAAAAGTGCTTTCCCTCCTTATCAATAGCTTATTAACTTCGTATCTCTAAAGAATTAATATCTTGCAATTACGAAGTTAATATTAACGTACTGTTAATGTTAACTTCCTACAGTTCTCTTATTAAGATATTATTGTTTGATAATCAATTGCTTATATTCTGGATGCATTCTGTCGTAAAATTCTTTTCTTACGTTCAAGATGTGCGTAGTTGTCTGTTTATCAAGTTACCGTTAAGACTCTCCATAGCCTGCCTCTCCACTTATTTCCACATTCTTTTATAAGCCACATTAGTATTATGTATATTGCTGCTTTCCTTATTTGCAAAGAGATAAATTATATCTTTGATATTCAGTTATATAACTTCCTATGATGAAAATAACCTGTGAAAAATTTTGGAGACTCAAAAGAAGGTTTTACCTTTGCACCCGTAAATATATAGGCGGACAAATATACTTTTCTTTATGTCCGATATATGTTTAAAATAAAATAATTCAACGTATCGGATAGTATTCAAATCCGGTGCGAATACTTTTTCTGTACCCGATTATCATAAAACTTAATTTGTAAATTGCTGAAAATAAGGCATGTTTTTTGAATATTCCTGTTTTTAACAAATTTTCATCCTTAGTCATTACTGAAACTTTTTCTTACGAACGTAGTCTTGGAGACAACAGATAGCGATAAACATTGGTATGTCGTACTGACACGAACTAACTCAGAACGTAAAGTTCGGGATTATTTTCAATTGCAGGAGGTAGATACCTTTCTTCCTGTACAAAACCGTGTCATAGAGCGTGAAGGAAAACGCATTGAGCGTGAGCGCCTTTTGTTGCCCCGTATGGTTTTCGTTCATATCTCCCGTCAAGAAATGGCCGCCGTCCGAAGTACACTGAATGTATACGATTTCCTTCGTGATCGTTCCACCGGGGCTCCTACCTGTATTCCTGATGCGCAAATGGCTGATTTTCGCTATATGCTCGATTACTCCCAGGATCAGGTGATCCTGACAGGAGAGTCCATTCCCAAAGGTACTCGTGTAGTAGTTGCCAAGGGCGATTTACAAGGCTTGCGGGGAGAATTAGTCCGCTACAATAATAAATATCATATTTTAGTACGTATCGATATGTTCGGTAGCGCTATGGTTACAATTCCGGCTAGCTACGTCCGGAAAGAGAAATAAAAAGTATATATGTAAAGAAAATACCATTATATGTAATGGCGATAACAATATATGTAACGGGTGATAACAATATATGTAATGCCCCGTTACGTCGTTAGATATAATTCTATTGGATATTATTACTCTTCTATACAAATAAAAACCGAAAAGAATCGACGAATCATAATTCATTCCTTTTTAAAATGAAAAATTCTCTGTGTAATTCTGTGTCCTCCGTAGTGAAGAAACTCTTGGAGTATGGCGAGGACGGTACTCCTGTCTATGTGAATGAACTTACTGCGTTAAATCAAGAACTCCGTAACTTGTGTGCCGATCTTCTTCTTCAGAAAGGAGAATCTCCCGAAGAAGAGGCTGAAATACTTGTTACTTTGTTCAAAGGTTACGATACCATGCTGTTTAATTTCTCCTCTGAGAATGAACAGGTTATTCAAGAATTATTGGATCGTTCAATGACTGTTTTAGAAAAACTACCAGCCTCTGTATTGAAATGTCAGTTGCTGCTGGAGTGCTTTGAGCAGACGGGAGATGAGGAACTGATAAGAGAAGCTAAGAAAAACATAGAGAGAGTTATCTGACAATGAAAGGTATTGTTTTAGCAGGTGGGTCGGGGACACGGTTATATCCTATAACTAAAGGAGTGAGTAAGCAGTTGCTTCCTATCTTTGATAAACCTATGATTTATTATCCTATTTCTGTACTAATGTTGGCAGGTATACGGGAAATTCTCATTATTTCTACTCCAGATGACTTGCCGGGATTTCAACGTTTATTGGGTGACGGATCTGATTTTGGGGTGAGGTTTGAGTATGCAGAGCAACCTTCACCTGATGGTTTGGCACAAGCTTTTATCATAGGAGAAAAATTTATAGGGGATGATTCTGTCTGTTTGGTTTTAGGTGATAATATTTTTTATGGCCAAGGATTTACGCGAATGTTAAATGAGGCTGTTCGTATTGCAGAATCAGAAAGTAAAGCAACCGTTTTTGGCTATTGGGTAAGTGATCCCGAACGCTACGGTGTAGCGGAGTTTGATGAGAACGGGAATGTTTTCAGCATAGAGGAAAAACCTCAGAAGCCAAAATCTAATTATGCCGTTGTAGGATTATATTTTTATCCTAATAAGGTGGTTGAAGTCGCTAAGAGTATTAGACCCTCTTCTCGTGGTGAGTTAGAAATAACGACTGTCAATCAGAACTTTTTATCAGATAAGGAGTTGAGGGTTCAATTATTAGGTCGGGGATTTGCTTGGCTTGATACAGGTACACATGATTCTTTATCCGAAGCAAGTACTTTTATTGAAGTTATTGAGAAGCGTCAAGGCTTAAAAGTTGCGTGTTTAGAGGGGATTGCTTTAAGAAAAGGCTGGATTTCTCCGGAAAAGATGAAAGCATTGGCACAGCCAATGCTTAAGAATCAATATGGACAATATCTGTTGAAGGTTATAGATGAATTGTATGTAAAATAAAACTACTTTCTTCCAATGAATATAATAAAAACAGCTATTGAAGGACTTGTGATCCTTGAGCCACAACTCTTCAAAGATGATCGTGGGTATTTCTTTGAATCTTTCAATCAGAGAGAATTCGAAGAAAAAGTCTGTAAAACTACTTTTGTACAGGATAATGAATCTAAGTCAAGCTATGGCGTTATTCGTGGTTTACATTTTCAGAAACCCCCTTTTGCCCAGAGCAAGTTAGTGCGGGTGATTAAGGGAGCTGTTCTTGATGTAGCTGTTGATATTCGTAAGGGTTCACCTACATTTGGAAAACATGTATCTGTAGAGCTTACAGAAGATAACCACCGTCAGTTCTTTATTCCACGTGGCTTTGCGCATGGTTTTAGTGTGCTGAGCGAAGAAGTAATTTTTCAGTATAAGTGTGATAACTTTTATCATCCGGAAGCAGAAGGAGCTATTGCTTGGAATGATCCGGATTTAGGAATCGAATGGAGAGTTCCTTGTAAAAGTATAATTCTTTCTAAGAAGGATAGGGTACATCCGTTATTGAAATACATTATATTGTTTAAATAATATTTTTGGAGTATATCTATGAAAAAGTTAGTTTATGATGTACGAAAAGATATAATTCCATGGAATTCTCGTATTACTAGAATTTTATTTTTTTTGAATAAAATACCGTATTTGAGACTTTTTTCGAAACCTTTGTTGAGGAAACAGTTTAATTTATCAAATACAGTTCAATTTAATTCGGGATTTTTTTGTCATGCTCCGAAATTGAAGTGTGGAAATTATGTAGGATTATCTGATACTTTTATTTTGGCTTATGCAGACGTCGTTATTGGTAACAACGTATCTTTCTCTTTTAGGAATATGTTAATTACGTCAACACATGATGTTAATGATTTTAATAAAATAATAGCTTCCTCAATTGTTATAGGCAATAATGTTTGGATAACATCAAATGTAATAATACTGGCTGGTGTTAAAATAGGAGATAATACAATAATAGGAGCAGGGAGTGTTGTTACACATGATATTCCCGCAAATGTATTTGCGGCAGGTAATCCATGTCGTGTAATAAAAAGTATAAGATTTAATAAGAATGAATAATTCTAGAACTGCTAAAGGATTAAAAAATGCACAAGTAGCTTTATTGTTCTATTTTATAAATCTTATCTTGAGTTTTCTTTCTCGTAAGGCATTTATAGAACATTTGGGAGCAGAGGTACTTGGTTTAAATACAACATTAACTAATATACTTGTCTATTTAAATTTAGCAGAACTTGGCATTGGCTATGCAATAAGTTATGCTTTATATAAGCCTTTGTATGAGGGAGATAAACAAGCTGTTAACGAAATTATTTCTATTCAGGGGTGGCTGTATAAAAGAATTGCGATAATTGTGATTATAATGTCTGGAGTCATATTATTGTTTTTTCCTTTATTTTTTGCTAAGATAGAAATTCCTATATGGTATGTATATGCGACATTTTTAGTTTTATTATCTAGTTCTATTTTTAGTTATTTTTTTAATTACAAGCAGTTTGTACTTACTGCTGATCAAAAAGAATATAAGTTGATCACTAATGTGCAGGGATTTAAGGTGGTAAAAACTATTTTACAGATTGTTGTAATAGTATATTTTTGTAATGGATATGTTTGGTGGCTGCTACTTGAATTGTTAATGGGTGTTATTACGGTATTCGTATTGAATTCTATTGTAAGAAAAGAATATCCTTGGCTTCAAACTTCACCTAAGATAGGAAAAGATGTTAAAGATAAGTATCCCTATATAATAAAAAAAACGAAACAACTTTTTTTTCATAAAATAGCAAATGTTGTTTTGAATCAAACAAGTCCTATTATTATTTATTCATATACTAATTTGACAATGGTAGCAGTATATGGAAATTATATGCTCATAATATCTGGAATTTCTTTATTGATAAATTCAGTTTTCAGTAGTATTGGTGCTGGTATTGGTAATTTAGTTGCAGAAGGAAATCAAGCAAAGATTATACAAGTTTTTAATGAGTTGCTTTCTTCAAGAATTTGGATTGTTTCAATTTTGTGTTTTGGTGTTTATCAAATGTCTAGACCGTTTATTGTACTTTGGGTAGGTGATCGTTTCGTGTTAGATGATTTTTATTTATTGTTGATGCTTTTAATTGCCTTTATTTCTTTGACTCGTTTAGTTGATCTATTTATTGCAGCTTATGGACTCTATCAAGATGTATGGGCTGCTATATTGGAAGCCTTCTTGAATTTAGGACTTTCAATTTTATTTGGTTATTACTGGGGACTTTCTGGGATTCTAGGGGGAGTAATAGTTAGTTTGGTAATAATTGCTTTATTATGGAAACCATTTTTTTTATTTAAATATGGGTTTAATAAAAATTGCTTGAATTTTTATTTTGTTTACATGAAATGCGTTGCTTTTGCTTTGATAACATTTTATTTTTCTATCAGAGTTATTGATTATATTGGGATTGGTATGTGTACTGATTATAGCAGTTGGATACTAATTTCAATGTTGAATATTTTTGTTTATACTATAATTAGTTTCCCTATTTTCTTCTTTTTTTCTGATGGTACTAATAGATTTATTAAGCGAGTTATAAATATAGTCTTTAATTGATATATGTTATATGTAATTTTACGTGGACGATTAGGTAATAATCTTTTTCAGATAGCAACTGCCGCTTCGTTGACTCAGAATTTTATATTTTGTACAGTAAATAAGGACCAAGAGAGACAGGTCCTTTTGTATAAGGATTCTTTTTTTAAAAATATAAAAGTTATGAAGGGGGTTCCTGATGGCATACCATATTACAAAGAACCATTCCATGAATTTAGCAGAATTCCTTATGAAGAAGGAAAGGATCTCATTATTGATGGATATTTCCAATCAGAAAAGTACTTTAAAAGAAGTGTCGTATTAGATCTTTATAGAATAACTGATGAGCTAAGGAAGAAAATATGGAATATTTGTGGAAATATTTTAGAAAAGGGAGAAACTGTGAGTATTCATGTTAGAAGAGGTGATTACTTGAAGCTGCCACATGCATTACCATTTTGTGGAAAGTCATACTATAAGAATGCTATTCAATATATTGGTGAGGATAAAATATTCATTATTTGTAGTGATGATATCGATTGGTGTAAAAAAAACTTTATAGGAAAAAGATATTACTTCATAGAGAACACTACTCCTTTACTAGATTTATATATCCAATCCTTGTGCACTCACAATATTATAAGTAATAGCTCTTTTAGTTGGTGGGGAGCATGGCTTAATGAAAATAGTAATAAAATTGTTATTGCACCTCAAATGTGGTTTGGCATTTCTGTGAAGTTGGGTGTTAGTGATTTATTGCCTGTCAGTTGGGTTCGACTTCCTAA containing:
- a CDS encoding class I SAM-dependent methyltransferase, whose amino-acid sequence is MNKRGFVSRILQNFRKPEGFFGRMILWGMNTGHASLAQWGMSCLQWQPEWSVLDIGCGGGANLLQILQRCPQGKAYGIDISPESVTFARKKNKKYLGTRCFIEQGGVHRLPYPDYAFDAVTAFETVYFWGNLQHAFTEVARVLKPGGSFLICCEISDPANKAWTGLVEGMEIHSCDELKAILSKSGFTDTAIFRTKKEELCLVSHRQTVRL
- a CDS encoding lipopolysaccharide biosynthesis protein; this encodes MNNSRTAKGLKNAQVALLFYFINLILSFLSRKAFIEHLGAEVLGLNTTLTNILVYLNLAELGIGYAISYALYKPLYEGDKQAVNEIISIQGWLYKRIAIIVIIMSGVILLFFPLFFAKIEIPIWYVYATFLVLLSSSIFSYFFNYKQFVLTADQKEYKLITNVQGFKVVKTILQIVVIVYFCNGYVWWLLLELLMGVITVFVLNSIVRKEYPWLQTSPKIGKDVKDKYPYIIKKTKQLFFHKIANVVLNQTSPIIIYSYTNLTMVAVYGNYMLIISGISLLINSVFSSIGAGIGNLVAEGNQAKIIQVFNELLSSRIWIVSILCFGVYQMSRPFIVLWVGDRFVLDDFYLLLMLLIAFISLTRLVDLFIAAYGLYQDVWAAILEAFLNLGLSILFGYYWGLSGILGGVIVSLVIIALLWKPFFLFKYGFNKNCLNFYFVYMKCVAFALITFYFSIRVIDYIGIGMCTDYSSWILISMLNIFVYTIISFPIFFFFSDGTNRFIKRVINIVFN
- a CDS encoding UpxZ family transcription anti-terminator antagonist, with the translated sequence MKNSLCNSVSSVVKKLLEYGEDGTPVYVNELTALNQELRNLCADLLLQKGESPEEEAEILVTLFKGYDTMLFNFSSENEQVIQELLDRSMTVLEKLPASVLKCQLLLECFEQTGDEELIREAKKNIERVI
- a CDS encoding alpha-1,2-fucosyltransferase; this encodes MKGVPDGIPYYKEPFHEFSRIPYEEGKDLIIDGYFQSEKYFKRSVVLDLYRITDELRKKIWNICGNILEKGETVSIHVRRGDYLKLPHALPFCGKSYYKNAIQYIGEDKIFIICSDDIDWCKKNFIGKRYYFIENTTPLLDLYIQSLCTHNIISNSSFSWWGAWLNENSNKIVIAPQMWFGISVKLGVSDLLPVSWVRLPNNYTLGRYCFALYKVVEDYLLNILRLIWKRKKNM
- a CDS encoding acyltransferase; translation: MKKLVYDVRKDIIPWNSRITRILFFLNKIPYLRLFSKPLLRKQFNLSNTVQFNSGFFCHAPKLKCGNYVGLSDTFILAYADVVIGNNVSFSFRNMLITSTHDVNDFNKIIASSIVIGNNVWITSNVIILAGVKIGDNTIIGAGSVVTHDIPANVFAAGNPCRVIKSIRFNKNE
- the upcY gene encoding capsular polysaccharide transcription antiterminator UpcY, translating into METTDSDKHWYVVLTRTNSERKVRDYFQLQEVDTFLPVQNRVIEREGKRIERERLLLPRMVFVHISRQEMAAVRSTLNVYDFLRDRSTGAPTCIPDAQMADFRYMLDYSQDQVILTGESIPKGTRVVVAKGDLQGLRGELVRYNNKYHILVRIDMFGSAMVTIPASYVRKEK
- the rfbC gene encoding dTDP-4-dehydrorhamnose 3,5-epimerase, with protein sequence MNIIKTAIEGLVILEPQLFKDDRGYFFESFNQREFEEKVCKTTFVQDNESKSSYGVIRGLHFQKPPFAQSKLVRVIKGAVLDVAVDIRKGSPTFGKHVSVELTEDNHRQFFIPRGFAHGFSVLSEEVIFQYKCDNFYHPEAEGAIAWNDPDLGIEWRVPCKSIILSKKDRVHPLLKYIILFK
- the rfbA gene encoding glucose-1-phosphate thymidylyltransferase RfbA; this encodes MKGIVLAGGSGTRLYPITKGVSKQLLPIFDKPMIYYPISVLMLAGIREILIISTPDDLPGFQRLLGDGSDFGVRFEYAEQPSPDGLAQAFIIGEKFIGDDSVCLVLGDNIFYGQGFTRMLNEAVRIAESESKATVFGYWVSDPERYGVAEFDENGNVFSIEEKPQKPKSNYAVVGLYFYPNKVVEVAKSIRPSSRGELEITTVNQNFLSDKELRVQLLGRGFAWLDTGTHDSLSEASTFIEVIEKRQGLKVACLEGIALRKGWISPEKMKALAQPMLKNQYGQYLLKVIDELYVK